Within the Salvia hispanica cultivar TCC Black 2014 chromosome 4, UniMelb_Shisp_WGS_1.0, whole genome shotgun sequence genome, the region tacaattttattttgtgtattaaatggagagaataaagtaaaaaaaaatgaaataaaataaaaataaatatatttataattttaggaaTCATCTTGATTATTATGACAAAtcgaatataaaaatgagtcaATTTTAAAGAGACTGATAGAGGTAGGCCTGCTTAACCGGTTCTCCGGTTCTCGGGTACCCGGAatcggaaccgaaaccgatCGGGTAATCgaagaaccggaaccgaagaatccggttccggttccggtaccGGTTCTAATGTTTTCATAAatttcggttccggttctacccggaaccgaccggttcttaCCCGGAAccgaataatatatattaaatttatttatttttttactaaaattgaaGTATAGTAATTAACggtaattcatttattattatcaaggTTGGTTTTGATTCTTTAGTATCACTGAATGTATTCCTTTGCTACTTTGATATTGCTTAAAATAAATGCTACTCTTGGTTTGACAATATAATTTTCCAATGTATGTGTTTGAATCATTATTTACCATTATACTTTGAGTgctttaaacaaaaataattttaacagACCATGAAAGCTCTTAGAGGAGTCAAGGTGGAGGTTACTAATTGAGGAAACATGCGAAAGAATATACCGTAATTTTGGTTTGACATCACAGACAACTCGTGGGCTAACGTGAGAATCAAATTTCTTGATACTAAGTGGAgataatgtaatttttgttatatataagTTAAATCTAGTTTGGTGTCAGATTAAAATTaggtaaataataaataacttttCGTTAATTAGtatacttaaattaaaattaaaactacaaATCGGTTCTGGTTCGAAACCGGTATCGGCCGGTTCTTACCCGgtcggttccaaaccggaaccggacgGTTCCGGATCCGGTTCCGGTAGGTAAACATGATCAAGTGGGCCCATCTTGTAACAATTTATCACCGGTCAAATATAAAATCTCTAATGCATAGTACTGTACGggatcaattgttaactcattccttaattgctaactacaactaatttaagatcatAGGAATTAAGATctaatgatttataatttgtcatgtgtaattttatttttcatattttaatattaaaaaaataagattaactACCacattttaggattttaattgaATCACAATATgaacatagtgtattaaagatatcaacacaatgcattgaatatgtcaacaaaatttaatgttgACATTGTACacatattgtgttgacatattATGTTATCTATATTGATATAAAGCTGTTTGtcgaaaatatgaaaatttatgatttttttaaaaaaaaattgatatcagaacatatgcatgtaagatctcgttggaatccttataaaattataatttgatatatgttatgtgaaaaaataatttaaattgagatagttataaatatttaaagttttgagatatttttttaaaaatttgttataacttactttttgttaattgacattaatattctaattgacattttttgtacACTGTATTGACACTCGTGGTTGTATACTTTTATGCCttgatttaatgatttaaaatctatcatttagttgtagttagcaattcaAGGGTGAGTTAACAATATGACACACTCCTTACCATACGTCCATACTCATacgtttttaattttaatttttttttacaattttaatccGGCTCacctcacattttatttttaaactggCACTTCTTAACTTTTATTCacacattttctaatattaataatttgttattattttgtaattttaggttaatagaaatttcatttcactttattcataaacaaatagtcaaataattttacactatttcgttaattattttatgcataCTTTCtacgtcccacaagaatatgcactatttcctttttagtccgtcccataaaaatgtgcattttctaatttcaaaaaatcttttttctctaatgaggtgagactcgTTCTCcactattaatattttaaaaactttttctcACTACCTCTCCCtaactttaccaattttatattaaaactcgtgccgaacccAATGTGCGTATTCTTGGTTCTTTGGTGACATAGGGAGTACtataacttaaaaaaaagaaagaaacatcactctctccGCTTGTtctcacttttactttatcctTTCTCCCcttaactcataaaacaatACTCCCTATGTCCCTAATAATTCGTTACCATTTGACCCgtcacgggttttaagaaatgtaatagaaagtgagttgaaaaagttagtggcatgtgggtcatacttttatatattagttttccaataaaatatgagtgtgaatgagttagtggaatatagggtccactaccaaaaatggtaaagtgaaaggtaacaaatttttagggacagaCGGAGaaatatgtgacaaattttcagggagggagggagtattacataaaatctcgtgccgaaaagaaaatGCTCCACTTAATGGGGTTTGCAacggaaaaataaataaatcagaacttagatctatttagcggattattttAAACTGAATCTATTCGCACAATTAACACATGAAGCATGCTCTGAACTTGAActtattgattaattgaaacccTAAACATCATGCTACAACGAGAATTAGATACCctatgattctccaaagaatcgaaaaTGACTTGCTCCTTTTTTacgtgatgatcttcgatACTATACATCTTTTGATTGTATCCCAAacttatattttgattttggagcatccatcaattttgaattctactaataaaagtttgtttttgcattttttttttggaggaGAATTGGCATGTGAATTTGACTGGTGAGCTCAGAGATTGGCACATGGCATCTCTCATTTCCATGGTCTATTGATGTTTTTAAGAGAATCAGTTGTAGAGAAGGACCACTGATTAGTGTTGGGGAAACACAAAAAGGATTGTTTTAATTACACAAACAATGAGAAAAGCTCTTAGAAACTGGCTAGGACTCTTGGAAACCTGGAAAGAGCCTTGCAGTTTACCATATTTGTATCAGTCATACATTACttttataaacattttcaATGCTGTGGAAACAGAAAACCTAACCCTTTTTTTGTCAGAACCAAGAAACCAGTTCATCTACACCTGtttcttcatatttattgACTGCAAATCTAGTCCTTTCCTATatgcttctctctctcttgaagaattttttagattttctGGTATGAGCTTTCATTCTGACTATTTTTCCTTGTACTATAAAGTGTTGTAAAAAAGcaatctttttcttctcttatCCATTCCTTTAGTGTAAATCAGTCCTCCAAAAGATGGGTTGCTGTCTGTATTTTTTGCAGTGCTCAAGAGCCTGGTTAGCTCTTCTTGTTCCAATATGTGCAGTCTTATCATCATCCAGCCATGGATCTTTCTTGATCCCGATCACTTTCATCCTCCTCTCAACTATCTTCCTCTTCACATTCTCCAAAAAAGCAGCAGCAAGTGAGGCATcatcaaatcaagaaaagcACCAATCGGAGGCCGGGGAAGAAGAGGTGGTGTTGATGGGGTCACAAGATATGTACTCAGAGAGTGAGAGCATGGAACAGTTTTCATCAAGTGAAGATCACTCATCTGATATAGAGCAGAGGCTGGACTGCTCGGATGAGGAGAGCCTCATTGAGATAGCAATCCCAAGTGGGCAGTTTGGGTGGAATAATGTCAACTGCTGCAAAGAGTTTCACAAGGATTTCTGGGCAGAGATGAGTGAGATCAATGAAGAGGATGATAACTTGATTGAGATTGACATCAATATTGGTTCCATTAAGTGTTGATGGAGCAATCAAGATCTTGTGTTTTTTGATCCATTTGGATTCATTGTTGGTAACAGCATGAGTGGTTTGgatctctttttctttttttttttatttcaaccaTGATTAATACCCTGTTACAAAGGCAACAGATATTCAAAATCTTAATTTGTACATGGCCCCTATGTTTCTTGTGAATACACAATCAAGTTATGATTGACATTTGATTCCCACTTTGCTTTATTTATCTCTTCAAATTGCCTTTTGCATATTCAATTCGGCCTCAACAACCATGGGTgcatctctctctcaattcGGACAAAAACCAAGCCCATCACTATGTGATCACAATCGTAGCCCAAAAGGATAACATCCTTTGCAATTAATCTCAAATAATCAAAgcctttaaaattttaaatactagtactactaagGAATATTGATGTACGGAGTATTTCAGATGCAATTGTTGGGCTTATCCTACGTGGGCTTGTTATTGAAGTTAGTACTGTAGTAGATTCTTCAATTTATACAATGGATTCGCGTGTGACCtaaattgatttgttttattagaaCACATTATTCTATCCCAGCTGGataatgtttaaataaaaCTTTACAGCAagcttattttggtatttggCTAAATTTTGACTGTTATTAATGGAATACATGAACTAAGCAATAAAACTAGTCCgtactagtatattattattttttttgccgCTGAAACATGGAAATAAGAAATAACCCACGTGAAAAAGCAATGAAAATGAGAAAGCTCCATATGATAAATCTTGAACACCAATTAATTAAGGTTCTGTTTGGCAGTCCCACGTTCAGTTTGTTTGTCGTTTAACGGAAAcacaaaattagttaaatttcCCAATCACAAAAAGTTCCATCACTGTaaaagacaaaaaagaaaaaaaacaaaaaaaaaggtgtaGGAGCTCTGACTctgtttaaaaatttcaactttGCAAACACATCCAatcaactaactcattttttatgggGTTGTTTGGATTGGGAAATTAATGATTCCGATTTTGACAATTAACGAGTTCCAATTTacacaattttgaatttaatgcTATTGAGCGTCAAACATGTTAGACTTGTCAAGAAAGTGGGAgtcctatttttctttatattcaaACATTGCACTCCATCAACAGGATTGAGGTGTGAGGCTCAATAGATTGTGGTTCATCTTTCTCTCCTCCATTTTAGACTGTGagtctttaattttataagttttattttgcGTATCTGTATCTGTGCTTCTTATTTGTACATGGAAGGGGGAGCTGAATAAAAACAGCATCTTTTGCGCTTCATGTATTGATCTTGGTTTTCTCTTGATTGGTGTTATTACAAATTCTGAATAATGTTATTTTAGTATATGTTGTTGCTATGTTGTTAGGATAGTTGTGATTGATCTATCAATTTCAGAGTGAGTTGCATTTCTAGGCAGTTGACTTTAGTTTTGGATTAAGGTTTTTGATGACTGAAAAAGATAGTTGACTTTAGTTGCATTTCAAGATTCCCCTATTAATGAGTTTCTTGAAAGTATGGCCGATCTTGGGTATaagttattactataaatattggtTTTGAGTTGATGTTTTACTACAAAGCAATAATGTCTTTTTTAGTATTTGGGGTATATGTTGTTATGTTATTAAGGATAGTTGTGATTGCTCtatcaattatttaatgaCGAAGCAACTCATGTACTGATTGGAAGAGTGAGCTGCATTTCTAGTTCAATTGATCAGGGTGAAGAAATGTGATGCCATACAATTCTCAGGTTTTTGTACACTAAAATGGCTTCTGGAGCAGTATTGGCTTCTAATACTTGCTATCTCAGCATAGGGGAAATGATGAATCATGGAATACCAGAAGATAATCTTCGTTACTCGGGTTTGTTTAAAAACTACAATAAGGTTAAGACTAGGAAACTTACTAGGTTTCGAGTTAGAATGCAGAAGAGGGAATTGCCATCGTCACAATTAGGCAGGTATGGTAGAGTTATCAAAATGGTACCTACTAGTGAAATCAGAAAAGGGACGTCGCCATCTGTGGATAAGCCAGAGATTGTGAATGGATATGTGAAGAAGGTTAATGGTGTTCATGTAGCTGCTGTACGAAGCCTTGTTAAGAAAGATCCTACTCCGCCTCCTTCAAAGTTGTCGAGGCTTAAAGAACTTCCCCCCATTGAAGAAGGGATTAAGGTTTTGCCTTCCGATGAAAGCTTTAGTTGGGCTAACGAAAACTATAACTCCGTTCAAAGAACTATTGATGTGTGGTTGTCTCTTCTTTCACTGAGAATCCGTGTTCTGTTGGATGATGCAAAATGGACATACATAGGAGGCTTTTCTGAGGAGAAGCAGGTGAGTTCGTTTCTATCAGCTAGTCGTTTCTTGGCTTAGCTGGTTCTGAAGCTATGTTTGTATTTCAGAAGCAGCGAAGAAGGAAAACAGCGTCATGGTTAAGGGAGTGCATTCTGCAACTCGGGCCAACTTTGATCAAACTCGGGCAGCTACTGTCGACAAGATCTGATATACTTCCTAAAGAGTATGTGGAGGAGCTTTCTAAACTGCAGGTAGGATGTTGGTTCAACAAATGCAAATCTTTCATGATGAATTCATGTTTCTTGAGACCTTTTGCCTAAACTGTTGATATCAGGATAGGGTACCGGCTTTTACATCAAGTAAAGCGAAAAAATTGATCGAAAAGGAATTGGGAACTCCAGTTCATGTGTTATTTAAGGAGTTTGTGGACCTACCGTTGGCAGCTGCTAGTCTTGGTCAGGTGTTTGCCTTTTGTTTTTCacctctctctttctcataGCTTGATGTGTATGTAACCGTGCTGAACTTAGACTATGCATTCTTATACTATGGTTAGGTTCACAGGGCAATCCTGCATAACGGAGAGAAAGTGGTTGTGAAAGTCCAAAGACCAGGGTTGAAGAAACTTTTCGACATCGATCTCAGTAATTAAGAACTAGTTAGTCTTCCACAATTTTTATAACTGCTGCACTTGTTTTAATTGTTTCTTGATCTTCAGAAAATCTAAAGCTAATTACTGAACTCTTTCAAAAGAGCGAAACATTTGGTGGCCCATCGAGGGATTGGGTTGGGATATATGAAGAATGTGCCAGGTAAGTTGTATCGGAGCATCAAAACATCTTGCACCTTTGTAATATAGCATCAAAATTAGCTTTAGCTTGTGATTTACAAAGGTAATGCATTTACTTGTTAACCTCATGttcgttgaaattatataggATTTTGTATGAAGAAATTGATTATGTAAACGAAGCAAAGAATGCTGATAGATTTCGTCGCGATTTTCGGAATATAAAGTGGATCCGAGTTCCTGTATGTTTCCTCCTCAAGGGCTTATAGTTGTTGCTAGTTTTTCAGACTTAGTTATAAAAAGatgtttttaaaaacttttgtctatttttaacCTCAGATGGTCTACTGGGATTATACAGGACTAAAGGTTTTAACGTTGGAGTATGTTCCAGGTGTTActctttttctaaattatactagtagtatatttatcCATTCTAGTTTGtcataatttgatattttcacaattttttttattaggtaTCAAGATAAACCAATTGGATATGATAGATGCATATGGTTATAGTCGATCCAAGATTTCATCACGGGCCGTTGAAGCCTACTTAATTCAGGTTAGCGTCCTGCATTCAGTTGAGAACCTGGTAGGATTTTGAATACTTGGTGGCTTTCCATTTTCTTAGATACTCAACACCGGTTTCTTTCATGCTGATCCTCATCCCGGAAATCTTGCTATTGATCGGGATGAAGCACTAATATACTACGACTTTGGTATGATGGGAGACATTAGGAGCTTTACTAGAGATAGGCTATCAGATCTCTTCTACGCTGCTTATGAAAAGGATGCAAAAAAGGTTTAATTTCTTATGGTTTTGAGTGAGTTTCACACATTTCTGTGTATCTAAAACACAAGCGGCCATTGAAGGTTATGCAAAGTCTGATTGATCTTGGAGCACTTGAGCCCACAGGAGATTTGACATCAGTATGATTCTTTCACTAAGCAACTACTCATTATGTACATTACTTTGCAAATAGAACCTGAAACAGTGAAGATGCGTCTGTATTTAGGTGAGGAGATCAGTGCagtttttcttgaataatCTGCTAGACAAAAGAATTACTCAAGAGCAAACATTGTCAGCAATTGGTGAGGTAATaccatttttctatatttttcattgTCGAGCCTCGAGTTTAGAAGTGCACGAGTAGATTCAGTTTCGTTGCTTTGACTGCATGTTTCATTGCTTGCAGGATTTGTTTGCTATAGCAACAGATCAGCCATTCCGGTTTCCTTCCACTTTCACTTTTCTTATCAGAGCATTTTCAACACTGGAAGGTTCtctctccccctctctctcaaCGTGGTATAGTAAACTGAGATTGATTTCTTCCAGGTATCGGCTATACTCTGGATTCGGATTTTTCATTTGCAAAGATCGCTGCACCATACGCACAGGTTCTGGCATTACTCTAGCAGTCACGAGCTTATCTGCATCAATTCTGagatatgattaaaaatatgcCTTGGTTCATGTACAGGAGCTCTTAGGAAGACGATATCAGCGGACAGGAACACAACTAGTCCAAGAAATATCTAAACAAGCCGATGATGTACTGATCTATTCTCAACTCAATCATGAGTAGCTCAATGTATCTACCCTTTTGAATTGCTAGTAACACGTCTTCTTTCAGGCAAGATCACACACGATCTCCATGCCTTACCGCATCCAACAGATAGAAGAAATTGTGAAGCAACTCGAGTCTGGAGACTTGAAGCTCCGCGTTCGTGTCCTTGAGGTGATTTTCTTAATTACAGTTTACCTAAATCTTCCAAAGATTCAACAAACTATGAAATCTCCATTTACTTGATTTGCAGTCGGAAAGAGCAGCTCAGAGAGCGAGTGTGCTGCAGATGGGAACCATATACACAGTTGTGGGTGGAATCCTCCTTAACCTTGGGCTTACTTTGCGCGTTCAA harbors:
- the LOC125219093 gene encoding protein ACTIVITY OF BC1 COMPLEX KINASE 7, chloroplastic-like, yielding MASGAVLASNTCYLSIGEMMNHGIPEDNLRYSGLFKNYNKVKTRKLTRFRVRMQKRELPSSQLGRYGRVIKMVPTSEIRKGTSPSVDKPEIVNGYVKKVNGVHVAAVRSLVKKDPTPPPSKLSRLKELPPIEEGIKVLPSDESFSWANENYNSVQRTIDVWLSLLSLRIRVLLDDAKWTYIGGFSEEKQKQRRRKTASWLRECILQLGPTLIKLGQLLSTRSDILPKEYVEELSKLQDRVPAFTSSKAKKLIEKELGTPVHVLFKEFVDLPLAAASLGQVHRAILHNGEKVVVKVQRPGLKKLFDIDLKNLKLITELFQKSETFGGPSRDWVGIYEECARILYEEIDYVNEAKNADRFRRDFRNIKWIRVPMVYWDYTGLKVLTLEYVPGIKINQLDMIDAYGYSRSKISSRAVEAYLIQILNTGFFHADPHPGNLAIDRDEALIYYDFGMMGDIRSFTRDRLSDLFYAAYEKDAKKVMQSLIDLGALEPTGDLTSVRRSVQFFLNNLLDKRITQEQTLSAIGEDLFAIATDQPFRFPSTFTFLIRAFSTLEGIGYTLDSDFSFAKIAAPYAQELLGRRYQRTGTQLVQEISKQADDARSHTISMPYRIQQIEEIVKQLESGDLKLRVRVLESERAAQRASVLQMGTIYTVVGGILLNLGLTLRVQGSRAVANASFIVAGFFFILFVRSIQKVKKLDRFEKMI
- the LOC125185470 gene encoding uncharacterized protein LOC125185470 encodes the protein MLLSLLKNFLDFLCSRAWLALLVPICAVLSSSSHGSFLIPITFILLSTIFLFTFSKKAAASEASSNQEKHQSEAGEEEVVLMGSQDMYSESESMEQFSSSEDHSSDIEQRLDCSDEESLIEIAIPSGQFGWNNVNCCKEFHKDFWAEMSEINEEDDNLIEIDINIGSIKC